In Flavobacterium sp. CBA20B-1, one DNA window encodes the following:
- the ypfJ gene encoding KPN_02809 family neutral zinc metallopeptidase, whose translation MKWEKKGNVEGFEDRRGMSGGGKAVVGGGIIGIVALLLTMFGGETGQVIGTILNQTQGATQQTEQVQTRELSAEEKELGEFSKANFDYNNETWRQIFQENGQTYQRPGMVLFDDGVNTACGSATSASGPFYCPADQKVYMDLRFFEELRTRFGAKGGDFAIAYVIAHEVGHHIQTIVGTSQKVRQAQQGQSKAAANKFSVAQELQADFYAGIWASRNKDKLEAGDIEEAISAAQAVGDDAIQSKMQGHVQPETFTHGTSAERKAWFMKGYTTGDISQGDIQTIYNSIRY comes from the coding sequence ATGAAATGGGAGAAAAAAGGAAATGTAGAAGGTTTTGAAGACCGCAGAGGAATGTCGGGCGGTGGAAAAGCAGTTGTAGGTGGTGGAATCATTGGTATTGTAGCATTGTTGCTTACCATGTTTGGTGGTGAAACTGGTCAAGTGATTGGTACTATTTTAAATCAAACCCAAGGCGCAACACAGCAAACCGAACAAGTACAAACGAGAGAGCTTTCTGCAGAAGAAAAAGAATTAGGCGAGTTTTCTAAAGCCAATTTTGATTATAACAATGAAACATGGCGTCAGATTTTTCAAGAAAATGGTCAAACTTATCAAAGACCTGGAATGGTTTTGTTTGATGACGGTGTGAATACTGCGTGTGGTTCGGCTACATCAGCATCAGGACCTTTTTACTGTCCTGCCGATCAAAAAGTGTATATGGATTTACGTTTTTTTGAAGAATTACGTACTCGTTTTGGTGCCAAAGGCGGCGATTTTGCAATTGCTTATGTTATTGCACACGAAGTGGGACACCACATACAAACCATTGTGGGAACCAGCCAAAAAGTGCGCCAAGCTCAGCAAGGACAAAGCAAAGCTGCAGCCAATAAATTTTCGGTAGCACAAGAATTACAAGCTGATTTTTACGCCGGAATTTGGGCAAGCCGCAATAAAGACAAGCTAGAAGCAGGCGACATTGAAGAAGCAATCAGCGCCGCACAAGCAGTAGGCGACGATGCCATTCAAAGTAAAATGCAGGGTCATGTGCAGCCGGAAACGTTTACACACGGAACATCAGCCGAACGAAAAGCTTGGTTTATGAAAGGATATACCACCGGAGATATCAGCCAAGGCGATATTCAAACAATATATAATAGTATTCGCTATTAA
- a CDS encoding RluA family pseudouridine synthase, which translates to MKIYSNKDNLQVLYEDNHIIVVNKRAGDIVQGDTTGDKPLSDVVKEYLKEKYNKPGAVYLGVVHRLDRPTTGIVLFAKTSKALTRLNDLFKNRETQKTYWAVVKKQPPKDSDTLIHYLTRNPKNNTSKAHTKEVKDSKKAILDYKIIQKLNAYFALEINLHTGRHHQIRCQLSAIGCPIKGDLKYGFDRSNPNGGIHLHARQLVLTHPVSKEELKIIAPVPDDIIWKNVEK; encoded by the coding sequence ATGAAAATCTATTCAAACAAAGACAACTTACAGGTTTTATACGAAGACAACCATATCATTGTGGTGAATAAGCGTGCGGGCGATATTGTTCAAGGCGATACAACCGGCGATAAACCATTGAGCGATGTAGTTAAAGAATATTTAAAAGAAAAATACAACAAACCCGGAGCTGTTTATTTGGGCGTGGTTCACAGGTTAGATCGCCCCACAACAGGCATTGTTTTGTTTGCAAAAACATCTAAAGCTTTAACCCGATTGAACGATTTGTTTAAAAACCGTGAAACCCAGAAAACCTATTGGGCTGTGGTTAAAAAGCAACCGCCAAAAGACAGTGACACGTTGATTCACTATTTAACTAGAAACCCAAAAAACAACACCTCTAAAGCACACACCAAAGAAGTAAAAGACAGCAAAAAAGCAATTTTAGATTACAAAATCATTCAAAAATTAAATGCTTATTTTGCTTTAGAAATTAATCTGCACACAGGTCGTCATCATCAAATTCGCTGTCAATTGAGCGCTATTGGTTGTCCAATTAAAGGCGATTTAAAATATGGTTTTGATAGAAGCAATCCGAACGGTGGTATTCATTTGCACGCACGCCAATTAGTATTGACACATCCGGTAAGCAAAGAAGAATTAAAAATTATTGCCCCCGTTCCAGATGATATTATTTGGAAAAACGTAGAAAAATAG
- the panB gene encoding 3-methyl-2-oxobutanoate hydroxymethyltransferase, translated as MSVAKKDYKIVTTKSLFDMKKNGEKISMLTAYDYTMAKIVDSAGVDVILVGDSASNVMAGHETTLPITLDQMIYHASCVVRGVQRALVVVDLPFGSYQSDSKKALESAIRVMKESGAHALKLEGGKEIKEGIKKILGAGVPVMGHLGLTPQSIYKFGTYTVRAKEEAEAEKLIEDAKMLEKIGCFAIVLEKIPAALAEKVAQEVSIPIIGIGAGSGVDGQVLVVHDMIGMTHEFSPKFLRRYMNLYEDMTKAIGQYVDDVKSKDFPNSSEQY; from the coding sequence ATGTCTGTTGCAAAAAAAGATTACAAAATAGTGACTACCAAGTCGCTTTTTGATATGAAAAAAAACGGAGAAAAAATCTCTATGCTTACCGCTTACGATTACACCATGGCTAAAATTGTAGATTCTGCGGGGGTTGACGTGATTTTGGTAGGCGATTCTGCCAGCAATGTTATGGCAGGACACGAAACCACTTTACCCATTACATTGGATCAAATGATTTATCATGCTTCATGTGTGGTTCGCGGTGTGCAACGTGCGTTGGTAGTGGTTGATTTACCTTTTGGATCCTACCAGTCGGACTCTAAAAAAGCTTTGGAATCTGCCATTCGGGTAATGAAAGAAAGCGGTGCGCATGCTTTGAAATTAGAAGGTGGTAAAGAAATTAAAGAAGGCATTAAAAAGATTTTAGGCGCTGGTGTTCCGGTTATGGGACATTTGGGTTTAACGCCTCAGTCTATTTACAAATTTGGAACATATACCGTTCGAGCAAAAGAAGAAGCCGAAGCCGAAAAATTGATAGAAGATGCCAAAATGCTCGAAAAAATTGGTTGTTTTGCAATTGTTTTAGAGAAAATTCCGGCAGCATTGGCAGAGAAAGTTGCCCAAGAAGTTTCGATTCCTATTATCGGAATTGGCGCAGGAAGTGGTGTTGACGGTCAGGTTTTAGTGGTGCATGATATGATTGGTATGACACATGAATTCAGTCCTAAATTTTTAAGACGCTACATGAATTTGTATGAAGACATGACAAAAGCCATCGGACAATATGTTGATGATGTAAAATCGAAAGATTTCCCAAATTCATCGGAGCAATATTAA
- a CDS encoding SH3 domain-containing protein: MKKLLFFLLMNCLVYGQQRKYISTPTVAYNDEKQSKAVGIFLRGASIDSYEFLEYKYVYKVYTPHTETIYITDTYNVKDHLNAKDDYEKPPAIIIGNDGYYGSPHLFTTVASLKIRELPNSVAPVVGTLLNGTVVPISFYPYNPEAWIPVQIDNKKGYIPVKYVGKRPDLSDLKNQYKKAETLEEQKKFAERILELGWNSNPDENEDALRLYAEFASKNNQKDVAEICLLQADALKHRPRASFSLPSQLIEEKKFGFTINNLLEPKNGFQKEFLVAQLGKLTTKTEAYDDCTLTEHEYLVYFGICETIAHRTNKTFHLREVTAQQGIGFKIKNTFLDSTTTEVEFLKTALGLISFINAENQSYYISNDDYMVYEFQFKNGKLFKIVASSYC; encoded by the coding sequence ATGAAAAAGCTACTATTTTTTTTACTGATGAATTGTTTGGTTTATGGGCAACAAAGAAAATACATATCAACTCCCACTGTTGCATACAACGACGAAAAACAATCAAAAGCTGTGGGTATTTTTCTGCGTGGTGCATCAATAGATTCGTATGAATTTCTGGAATACAAATACGTTTATAAGGTTTATACACCGCACACCGAAACAATTTATATTACCGATACCTACAATGTAAAAGACCATTTAAACGCGAAAGATGATTACGAAAAACCGCCTGCAATTATTATTGGAAACGACGGTTATTACGGATCGCCCCATTTGTTCACAACGGTTGCAAGCCTTAAAATTCGCGAGTTGCCCAATAGTGTTGCTCCTGTGGTAGGTACACTTTTAAACGGAACGGTGGTTCCTATTTCCTTTTATCCGTATAATCCAGAAGCTTGGATTCCGGTTCAGATTGATAACAAAAAGGGATATATTCCAGTGAAATATGTGGGAAAACGACCAGATCTTTCCGACTTAAAAAATCAATACAAAAAAGCTGAAACTTTAGAAGAGCAAAAAAAATTTGCCGAACGCATTTTAGAACTCGGTTGGAACAGTAATCCCGATGAAAACGAAGACGCTTTACGCTTGTACGCCGAATTTGCATCAAAAAATAATCAAAAAGATGTTGCCGAAATTTGTTTACTGCAAGCCGATGCTTTAAAACACAGACCTCGAGCATCTTTTTCACTTCCATCGCAATTAATCGAAGAAAAAAAGTTTGGCTTTACTATTAACAACCTTTTAGAACCTAAAAATGGTTTTCAAAAAGAATTTTTAGTAGCACAATTAGGTAAACTTACCACTAAAACCGAAGCTTACGATGATTGCACATTGACCGAACATGAATATTTGGTTTATTTCGGCATTTGTGAAACCATTGCACACCGCACGAATAAAACCTTTCATTTGCGAGAAGTAACTGCCCAACAAGGCATTGGCTTTAAAATTAAAAATACTTTTTTAGACAGCACTACTACCGAAGTTGAATTTTTAAAAACCGCTCTCGGCTTGATTTCTTTTATAAACGCTGAAAATCAATCGTATTACATTTCAAACGATGACTATATGGTATATGAATTTCAGTTTAAAAACGGAAAATTGTTTAAGATTGTAGCATCTTCTTATTGCTAA
- a CDS encoding L-serine ammonia-lyase, protein MEYISVFDMLKIGVGPSSSHTLGPWRAAERFIAELKHLDIFDKTERITVDLYGSLSLTGIGHATDLAVMLGLSGADPEYVPVEAISEIIDTIKNTHFLNLGGTQKIAFNPAKQIVFNKDFLPFHANGLTFTAFYEDQKHEATFYSIGGGFVVKETANTDTTNEKSKIDFPFAVDNADELLAFCIKENKSISEIVYENELMLRSPEEIDRELMRIWNTMLECIYIGCHTEGTLPGGLNVRRRAYDTYQKLKGDLPYNNPQEWLQTIRKTKVYFRQILKWVSCFALSVNEVNASLGRVVTAPTNGSAGVIPAVLMYYLTIENHKAGEKEIKQFLMVAGEIGSIFKKGATISAAMGGCQAEIGVSSAMAAAALCELMGGTPQQVTVAAEIAMEHHLGLTCDPIGGLVQIPCIERNTMGAIKAINAAELALDTDPKNVKVPLDKVVNTMWRTAQDMNNKYKETSEGGLAVAVNLADC, encoded by the coding sequence ATGGAATATATTTCAGTTTTCGATATGTTAAAAATTGGCGTTGGCCCATCCAGTTCGCATACTCTAGGTCCGTGGAGAGCTGCGGAACGCTTTATTGCCGAATTGAAACATTTAGATATTTTTGATAAAACAGAACGAATTACCGTTGATTTATATGGATCGCTGTCATTAACCGGTATTGGTCACGCTACCGATTTGGCCGTGATGTTAGGATTGAGTGGTGCCGATCCGGAATATGTTCCTGTTGAAGCTATTTCAGAAATTATTGATACTATTAAAAACACGCATTTTTTAAACTTGGGTGGTACTCAAAAAATTGCTTTTAATCCAGCGAAACAAATTGTTTTCAATAAAGACTTTTTGCCCTTTCACGCCAATGGATTAACATTTACTGCTTTTTATGAAGATCAAAAGCATGAAGCTACTTTTTATTCAATAGGTGGTGGTTTTGTGGTGAAAGAAACAGCCAATACAGACACAACCAATGAGAAATCGAAAATTGATTTTCCGTTTGCTGTGGATAATGCCGATGAACTGCTTGCTTTTTGTATCAAAGAAAATAAATCAATTTCTGAAATTGTTTATGAAAACGAATTGATGTTGCGCAGCCCGGAAGAAATAGACCGAGAACTAATGCGAATTTGGAACACCATGTTAGAGTGCATTTATATTGGTTGCCATACTGAAGGAACACTTCCAGGCGGATTAAACGTGCGTAGAAGAGCGTATGATACTTATCAAAAATTAAAAGGCGATTTACCTTATAATAATCCGCAAGAATGGCTGCAAACCATTCGCAAAACAAAAGTATATTTTCGTCAAATATTAAAATGGGTAAGCTGTTTTGCTTTGTCGGTAAACGAAGTAAATGCATCGTTAGGCCGCGTGGTTACTGCACCCACAAACGGCAGTGCAGGCGTAATACCTGCTGTTTTAATGTATTATTTAACCATTGAAAACCACAAAGCCGGCGAAAAAGAAATAAAACAGTTTTTAATGGTTGCCGGTGAAATTGGCAGTATCTTTAAAAAAGGAGCCACTATTTCTGCTGCAATGGGAGGTTGTCAAGCCGAGATTGGCGTATCGAGTGCAATGGCGGCGGCTGCACTTTGCGAATTAATGGGCGGAACACCTCAACAAGTAACCGTTGCTGCCGAGATTGCTATGGAACATCATTTAGGTTTAACCTGCGATCCAATTGGTGGTTTGGTGCAAATTCCGTGTATTGAACGAAATACTATGGGTGCTATTAAAGCAATTAACGCCGCCGAGTTAGCATTAGATACCGATCCTAAAAACGTAAAAGTTCCATTAGATAAAGTAGTGAATACCATGTGGCGAACCGCGCAAGATATGAATAACAAATACAAGGAAACCAGCGAAGGTGGTTTAGCTGTGGCTGTTAATTTGGCAGATTGTTAG